The following are from one region of the Edwardsiella tarda ATCC 15947 = NBRC 105688 genome:
- a CDS encoding formate C-acetyltransferase: MSNRIQRLKNALFQNPREISLERACLYTASHRQTEGEPAILRRAKATAYILDQVEISIRDDELIAGNRTVKPRAGIMSPEMDPYWLLNELDQFPTRPQDRFAISDADKRLYREVLFPYWEKRSMKDFINGQMTDEVKAAISTQIFSINQTDKGQGHIIIDYPRLVDQGLGALVAQMRQYCQQQPDNPFYQAALLLLEASQRHILRYAVLAEAMAENCTDASRRQELLAIAANSRHTMQHKPQTFWQACQLFWYMNIILQYESNASSLSLGRFDQYMLPFYQASLTQGEPPAFLQEILESLWVKCNDIVLLRSTSSARYFAGFPTGYTALLGGLTANGRSAVNALSFLCLDAYQHVQLPQPNLGVRINTLIDTPFLMKTAETIRLGTGIPQIFNDEVVVPAFLNRGVSLEDARDYAVVGCVELSIPGRTYGLHDIAMFNLLKVMEISLYENEGNHALTYAGLLAHIRAKISHFIRLMVEGSNICDIGHRDWAPVPLLSSFISDCLDKGRDITDGGARYNFSGVQGIGIANLCDSLHALNGMVFEQQRLSFDELLSVLKGNFATPEGQKVRARLINRFEKYGNDIDSVDNISAELLRHYCKEVEKYQNPRGGSFTPGSYTVSAHVPLGSVVGATPDGRLAGEQLADGGLSPMLGQDREGPTAVLKSVSKLDNTLLSNGTLLNVKFTPATLEGEGGLRKLADFLRAFTQLKLQHIQFNVVNAETLREAQRRPHDFAGLVVRVAGYSAFFVELSKEIQDDIIRRTAHQL; the protein is encoded by the coding sequence ATGAGTAATCGCATCCAACGTTTAAAAAATGCGCTATTTCAAAACCCGCGTGAAATCTCACTTGAGCGCGCGTGCTTGTATACCGCGAGCCATCGGCAGACAGAGGGCGAGCCCGCCATTTTGCGTCGGGCGAAAGCGACCGCCTATATCCTCGATCAGGTTGAGATTTCGATTCGCGATGATGAGCTGATCGCCGGCAATCGCACCGTTAAGCCACGGGCGGGCATTATGTCGCCGGAGATGGATCCCTACTGGCTGCTGAACGAGTTGGATCAGTTCCCGACGCGTCCGCAGGATCGTTTTGCCATCAGTGACGCCGATAAGCGCCTCTATCGCGAGGTGTTGTTCCCGTACTGGGAAAAGCGCTCGATGAAGGACTTCATCAACGGGCAGATGACCGATGAGGTGAAGGCCGCGATCAGCACCCAGATTTTTAGTATTAACCAGACAGATAAAGGGCAGGGGCATATCATCATTGATTATCCCCGCCTCGTGGATCAGGGGCTGGGGGCGCTGGTAGCGCAGATGCGGCAATACTGCCAGCAGCAGCCGGATAACCCCTTTTATCAGGCCGCGCTGTTGCTGCTTGAGGCCTCACAGCGTCACATTCTGCGTTACGCCGTGCTCGCCGAGGCGATGGCGGAAAACTGCACGGATGCCTCGCGTCGTCAGGAGTTGCTCGCCATCGCCGCCAACTCCCGCCACACGATGCAGCACAAGCCACAGACCTTTTGGCAGGCCTGCCAGTTATTCTGGTACATGAACATCATTTTGCAGTATGAATCGAACGCCAGCTCGCTCTCGCTGGGGCGTTTCGATCAGTATATGTTGCCGTTCTACCAGGCCTCACTGACTCAGGGGGAGCCCCCGGCATTCTTACAAGAGATCCTGGAATCGCTGTGGGTGAAATGCAATGACATCGTTCTATTGCGCTCCACCAGTAGCGCGCGTTATTTCGCGGGTTTCCCAACAGGATATACCGCACTGTTGGGTGGGTTGACAGCGAACGGGCGTAGCGCGGTCAATGCGCTTTCGTTCCTCTGCCTTGACGCGTATCAGCACGTACAACTGCCGCAGCCGAATCTGGGTGTGCGTATCAACACGCTGATTGATACTCCTTTCTTGATGAAAACGGCGGAGACCATTCGCCTCGGTACGGGTATTCCACAAATCTTTAATGATGAGGTCGTGGTGCCCGCCTTTCTGAACCGCGGCGTGTCGCTGGAGGATGCGCGGGATTACGCCGTGGTCGGTTGCGTGGAGTTGTCGATTCCGGGTCGAACGTATGGTTTGCACGATATCGCCATGTTCAACTTGCTAAAAGTGATGGAAATTAGCCTGTATGAGAACGAAGGCAATCATGCATTGACCTACGCGGGCCTGCTGGCACATATTCGCGCCAAAATTAGCCATTTCATCAGGCTGATGGTGGAGGGCAGCAATATCTGCGATATCGGCCATCGCGACTGGGCCCCGGTACCGCTACTCTCTTCGTTTATCAGCGATTGCTTGGATAAAGGTCGTGACATTACCGACGGCGGGGCACGCTATAACTTCTCCGGTGTACAGGGGATTGGCATCGCTAACTTGTGCGACTCCCTGCACGCCTTAAACGGGATGGTCTTTGAACAACAGCGCCTAAGTTTTGACGAACTGTTGTCGGTATTAAAGGGTAACTTTGCCACGCCGGAAGGGCAAAAGGTGCGCGCCAGGTTGATCAATCGTTTCGAAAAGTATGGCAACGATATTGATAGCGTGGATAACATCAGCGCTGAACTGCTGCGCCATTACTGTAAAGAGGTGGAGAAATACCAGAATCCGCGTGGTGGGTCATTCACCCCAGGTTCATACACCGTGTCCGCACACGTGCCGCTGGGATCCGTGGTAGGGGCCACACCGGATGGTCGTTTGGCCGGCGAGCAGCTGGCGGACGGCGGTCTGTCGCCGATGCTCGGTCAGGATAGAGAGGGGCCAACGGCGGTGCTGAAATCGGTAAGCAAGCTGGACAACACACTCCTGTCAAACGGCACCTTGCTAAACGTGAAGTTTACCCCGGCGACGCTCGAAGGGGAGGGGGGATTGCGCAAGCTGGCGGACTTCCTGCGCGCCTTTACTCAACTTAAGCTACAGCACATCCAGTTTAATGTGGTGAATGCCGAGACATTGCGCGAGGCGCAGCGGCGTCCACACGATTTCGCCGGACTGGTGGTGCGCGTGGCGGGGTACAGCGCCTTCTTTGTCGAGCTGTCGAAGGAGATTCAGGATGACATCATTCGTCGCACCGCGCATCAGCTGTGA
- a CDS encoding [formate-C-acetyltransferase]-activating enzyme — MTSFVAPRISCEVSAPCSDEVARIFNIQRYSLNDGQGIRTVVFFKGCPHTCPWCANPESLSPRRETVRRESQCLHCTPCLRDVDACPSGAFTQIGRDITLDELEREVLKDDIFFRASGGGVTLSGGEVLMQAAFAGQFLRRLQRLGIHCAVETAGDAPISRLLPLAQACDEVLFDLKIMNASQAREVVNMNQPRVLENLRVLVREGINVIPRLPLIPGYTLTTENMRQALTLLTSLGIQQVHLLPFHRYGEAKYRLLGREWAMAAVPEPSASVLAQAREMAERAGFQVTLGG, encoded by the coding sequence ATGACATCATTCGTCGCACCGCGCATCAGCTGTGAGGTTAGCGCGCCGTGTAGCGATGAGGTCGCGCGCATCTTCAACATTCAGCGTTACTCGCTGAATGATGGGCAAGGTATCCGTACGGTCGTCTTTTTTAAGGGCTGCCCGCACACGTGCCCGTGGTGCGCGAATCCTGAGTCGCTCTCTCCGCGTCGTGAGACGGTGCGGCGGGAGAGTCAATGCCTGCACTGTACGCCGTGCCTGCGTGATGTCGATGCGTGCCCCTCCGGGGCGTTTACGCAGATCGGACGTGATATCACGCTGGATGAGCTGGAACGCGAGGTGCTGAAAGATGATATCTTCTTTCGTGCCTCCGGCGGCGGTGTCACCCTCTCCGGTGGCGAGGTGTTGATGCAGGCCGCGTTCGCCGGCCAGTTTTTACGGCGCTTGCAGCGACTCGGCATCCATTGCGCCGTCGAAACCGCCGGAGACGCCCCGATCAGCCGCCTGTTACCGCTGGCACAAGCGTGCGATGAGGTGTTGTTTGATCTCAAAATAATGAATGCGTCTCAGGCGCGCGAGGTGGTGAATATGAACCAGCCGCGGGTGCTGGAAAATTTGCGCGTGCTAGTCCGGGAAGGCATCAACGTCATCCCACGTTTGCCGTTAATTCCGGGCTATACGCTCACGACAGAGAACATGAGACAAGCGTTGACGCTGCTGACATCACTCGGCATCCAACAGGTACATCTATTACCGTTTCATCGGTATGGCGAAGCAAAATATCGCTTGCTGGGGCGGGAGTGGGCGATGGCGGCGGTCCCTGAGCCATCGGCCTCAGTGCTGGCGCAGGCGCGTGAAATGGCGGAGCGCGCGGGTTTTCAGGTAACCCTAGGAGGTTAA
- a CDS encoding PTS fructose-like transporter subunit IIB: MAIAPVRHLVAVTACVSGVAHTYMAAERLEKLCQQEKWSVKIETQGALGIENPLTPEEISRADGVILLTDIELVGADRFTHCGYVRSGISAFLREPQRVMGAVRKLLAAPHQTHLILE, from the coding sequence ATGGCGATCGCACCGGTACGACATCTGGTGGCGGTGACCGCTTGCGTGAGTGGCGTCGCACATACTTATATGGCCGCGGAGCGGTTGGAGAAGCTGTGTCAGCAGGAGAAGTGGAGCGTTAAGATTGAGACTCAGGGCGCACTCGGCATCGAGAATCCGTTAACACCAGAGGAGATCAGCCGCGCAGATGGGGTGATACTACTCACCGATATTGAGCTGGTGGGGGCGGATCGTTTCACCCACTGCGGCTATGTCCGATCAGGTATCAGCGCTTTTCTGCGGGAACCTCAGCGGGTGATGGGCGCCGTGCGTAAACTCCTTGCGGCGCCGCACCAGACCCACCTTATTCTGGAGTGA
- a CDS encoding helix-turn-helix transcriptional regulator, whose amino-acid sequence MYHDISHLLSRLIHGPTPLHQIYFANTNGATPELAYRVNFPRLEIVLEGEFFDRSLVEADAPLAAGDVLYIPSGNWNFPQWQTPVTTLSILFGKQQLGFSVVHWDGHRHQNMTKQHVARRGPRIGSFLLHTLNEMQMQPQEQQTARLIVASLLSHCRDLLGSQIQTASRSQALFEAIRDYIDENYPLPLTRESVAQVFYVSPNYLSHLFQKVGSIGFNEYLNATRLEHAKALLKGYDLKVKEVAHTCGFVDSNYFCRLFRKNTERSPSEYRRQYHSQLTEKAVTPE is encoded by the coding sequence ATGTATCACGACATCAGCCATCTGCTCTCCCGCCTTATTCACGGCCCCACGCCACTGCACCAGATCTATTTTGCCAACACCAACGGAGCGACGCCGGAGTTGGCTTACCGGGTCAATTTCCCACGGTTGGAGATCGTGTTGGAGGGCGAATTTTTTGATCGCAGCCTCGTCGAGGCTGACGCGCCGCTGGCCGCGGGCGATGTCCTGTATATTCCCTCGGGGAATTGGAACTTCCCGCAATGGCAAACGCCAGTCACGACGCTCAGTATCTTATTCGGCAAGCAGCAGCTCGGTTTCAGCGTTGTGCACTGGGATGGCCATCGGCATCAAAATATGACGAAACAGCATGTCGCCCGACGTGGGCCGCGCATCGGTTCGTTCCTGCTACATACGCTTAATGAGATGCAGATGCAGCCTCAGGAGCAACAAACCGCCAGGCTCATTGTCGCCAGCCTGTTGAGCCATTGCCGTGATCTGCTAGGCAGCCAGATCCAGACGGCATCGCGTAGTCAGGCGCTATTTGAGGCTATTCGCGACTATATCGACGAAAATTACCCCTTGCCGCTCACCCGAGAGTCGGTCGCACAGGTATTTTATGTTTCACCTAACTATCTATCTCACTTGTTTCAGAAAGTAGGATCCATCGGCTTCAACGAATACCTGAACGCCACGCGCCTAGAGCATGCCAAGGCGCTGCTGAAGGGATATGACCTGAAGGTGAAGGAGGTCGCGCACACCTGCGGCTTTGTTGACAGCAACTACTTCTGCCGCCTGTTTCGCAAAAATACCGAGCGGTCACCGTCAGAGTACCGTCGCCAGTATCACAGCCAACTGACAGAAAAAGCGGTCACTCCAGAATAA
- a CDS encoding 5-methylcytosine restriction system specificity protein McrC: MIAVLDTKWKLLDPILANGSDQYALQQSDFYQMFAYGHHYFDQQITVREMFLVYPAHANFAPIAQHFAFPTPGKQPLRLWMVPFVIDKVNPRLALPEASRLYQACAKSY; encoded by the coding sequence GTGATCGCCGTCCTGGATACCAAGTGGAAACTGCTTGACCCCATCTTGGCCAATGGCTCTGATCAATATGCGCTACAACAGAGCGATTTCTATCAGATGTTTGCCTATGGTCATCATTATTTTGATCAGCAGATTACTGTGCGGGAGATGTTCCTGGTGTACCCGGCACATGCCAATTTTGCCCCGATCGCGCAGCACTTTGCGTTCCCTACGCCAGGTAAACAGCCTTTACGTTTATGGATGGTCCCTTTTGTCATCGATAAGGTTAATCCTCGCCTGGCGTTACCGGAGGCGAGCCGGTTGTATCAAGCTTGCGCCAAGTCGTATTGA
- a CDS encoding acetyl-CoA C-acetyltransferase → MKNCVIVSAVRTAIGSFNGALSAMGAVDLGATVIRAALERARLDPQRVDEVIMGNVLQAGLGQNPARQALLRAGLSEAVCGFTVNKVCGSGLKSVALAAQAIQAGQAQALVAGGMENMSQAPYLLSAKARWGYRLGDGTLTDVILQDGLLCATHGYPMGITAENIAREYGISREMQDALALHSQQKAASALQRGAFQAEIVPVSVTSRKKTTLFERDEFPKTDSTAEGLSTLRPAFDKAGSVTAGNASGINDGAAALVVMEESAARTAGLTPLARIKGYASAGVAPALMGMGPVPATQKALRQCGLQMADIDLIEANEAFAAQFLAVGKTLGLDAERVNVNGGAIALGHPIGASGARILVTLLHALSARDKTLGLATLCIGGGQGIALIVERIN, encoded by the coding sequence ATGAAAAATTGTGTCATCGTCAGCGCGGTACGTACCGCCATTGGCAGCTTCAACGGTGCCTTGTCAGCCATGGGCGCCGTCGATCTGGGCGCCACGGTCATCAGGGCCGCCCTGGAACGTGCCCGCCTCGACCCGCAGCGGGTGGATGAGGTGATCATGGGCAACGTGCTACAGGCCGGTCTGGGGCAAAACCCGGCGCGTCAGGCGCTGCTACGGGCTGGCCTCAGCGAGGCGGTCTGCGGTTTTACCGTCAACAAAGTCTGCGGATCGGGGCTTAAAAGCGTGGCGCTGGCCGCCCAGGCCATTCAGGCGGGCCAGGCGCAGGCGCTGGTCGCCGGCGGCATGGAAAACATGAGTCAGGCGCCGTACCTGCTGAGTGCAAAGGCGCGCTGGGGCTACCGCCTCGGCGACGGCACGCTGACCGACGTCATCCTGCAGGATGGTCTGCTGTGCGCCACCCACGGCTACCCGATGGGGATCACCGCCGAAAACATCGCCCGCGAATACGGCATCAGCCGTGAGATGCAGGACGCGCTGGCCCTGCACTCCCAACAAAAGGCGGCCAGCGCCCTCCAACGCGGCGCGTTTCAGGCCGAGATCGTCCCGGTCAGCGTGACATCGCGTAAAAAAACCACCCTCTTTGAGCGCGACGAATTCCCCAAAACCGACTCCACGGCAGAAGGGCTTTCCACCCTGCGCCCGGCGTTCGATAAGGCTGGCAGCGTCACCGCCGGCAACGCTTCGGGGATCAACGACGGCGCGGCGGCGCTGGTGGTGATGGAGGAAAGCGCCGCCCGGACGGCGGGACTGACGCCGCTGGCGCGGATTAAGGGCTATGCCAGCGCGGGCGTCGCACCGGCGCTGATGGGGATGGGACCGGTCCCCGCCACCCAGAAGGCATTGCGCCAGTGTGGGCTGCAGATGGCCGACATCGATCTGATTGAGGCCAACGAAGCCTTTGCCGCGCAGTTCCTGGCCGTCGGCAAGACGCTGGGGCTGGATGCCGAGAGGGTGAACGTCAACGGCGGCGCCATCGCGCTGGGTCACCCCATCGGCGCCAGCGGCGCCCGGATCCTGGTCACCCTGCTGCACGCGCTCTCCGCCCGGGATAAAACCCTGGGGCTGGCGACGCTGTGCATCGGCGGCGGCCAAGGGATCGCCCTGATCGTGGAGAGGATCAACTAA
- a CDS encoding TIGR00366 family protein, with protein sequence MIGRISRFMARFVSRWLPDPLIFAMLLTLLTFGVALWLTPQTPLTMVRFWGDGFWNLLAFGMQMALIIVTGHALASSAPVKSLLRTAASAAKTPAQGVMLVTFFGSVACVINWGFGLVVGAMFAREVARRVPGSDYPLLIACAYIGFLTWGGGFSGSMPLLAATPGNPVEHIAGLIPVSDTLFTGFNLFITLALIVVMPFITRLMTPRPSEVVSIDPALLQEEADFQKRLPADAPPSEKLEESRTLALIIGALGIAYLGIYFVEKGFNITINTVNMMFMIAGLLLHKTPMAYMRAISAAARSTAGILTQFPFYAGIQLMMEHSGLGGLITEFFINVANKDTFPLMTFFSSALINFAVPSGGGHWVIQGPFVLPAAQTLGADLGKSVMAIAYGEQWMNMAQPFWALPALAIAGLGVRDIMGYCITALLFSGIIFVIGLTLF encoded by the coding sequence ATGATTGGCCGCATCTCACGCTTTATGGCCCGCTTCGTCAGCCGCTGGCTGCCCGATCCGCTGATTTTCGCCATGCTGCTAACCCTGCTGACTTTCGGCGTCGCACTGTGGCTGACGCCGCAAACGCCGCTGACCATGGTGCGCTTCTGGGGTGACGGCTTCTGGAACCTGCTGGCGTTCGGCATGCAGATGGCGCTGATCATCGTGACGGGCCATGCGCTGGCGAGCTCCGCCCCGGTGAAAAGCCTGCTGCGCACCGCCGCGTCGGCCGCCAAGACTCCCGCCCAGGGCGTGATGCTGGTGACCTTTTTTGGCTCCGTCGCCTGCGTCATCAACTGGGGATTTGGGCTGGTGGTGGGAGCGATGTTTGCCCGCGAGGTCGCCCGGCGCGTGCCGGGTTCCGACTACCCACTGCTGATCGCCTGCGCCTACATCGGCTTCCTGACCTGGGGCGGCGGGTTTTCCGGCTCAATGCCCCTGCTGGCGGCCACGCCGGGTAACCCGGTGGAGCATATCGCCGGGTTAATCCCGGTCAGCGATACCCTCTTCACCGGCTTTAACCTATTTATCACCCTCGCCCTGATCGTGGTGATGCCCTTTATTACCCGCCTGATGACCCCCAGGCCGTCGGAGGTCGTCAGCATCGATCCGGCCCTGCTGCAGGAGGAGGCCGATTTCCAAAAAAGATTACCGGCCGATGCTCCCCCGTCGGAGAAGCTGGAAGAGAGCCGGACGCTGGCACTGATCATCGGCGCGCTGGGCATCGCCTATCTGGGGATCTACTTCGTCGAAAAGGGCTTCAACATCACCATCAACACCGTCAACATGATGTTTATGATCGCCGGTCTGCTGCTGCACAAAACGCCGATGGCCTATATGCGCGCCATCAGCGCCGCCGCGCGTAGCACCGCCGGCATTCTGACTCAGTTCCCGTTCTATGCCGGGATCCAGCTGATGATGGAGCACTCCGGCCTCGGTGGCCTGATCACCGAGTTCTTCATCAACGTGGCCAATAAGGACACCTTCCCGCTGATGACCTTCTTCAGCTCTGCGCTGATCAACTTTGCCGTACCGTCCGGCGGCGGCCACTGGGTCATTCAGGGGCCGTTCGTCCTACCCGCCGCGCAAACCCTGGGGGCCGATCTCGGTAAATCGGTGATGGCCATCGCCTACGGTGAGCAGTGGATGAACATGGCGCAGCCCTTCTGGGCGCTCCCCGCCCTGGCCATCGCCGGGCTCGGGGTCCGCGACATCATGGGCTACTGCATCACCGCCCTGCTGTTCTCCGGGATCATTTTTGTCATCGGTCTGACCCTGTTCTGA
- a CDS encoding 3-oxoacid CoA-transferase subunit B: MDAKQRIARRVARELHDGDIVNLGIGLPTMVANHLPQGIHITLQSENGFLGLGPITTTHPDLVNAGGQPCGILPGAAMFDSALSFALIRGGHVDACVLGGLQVDEQANLANWVVPGKMVPGMGGAMDLVTGARRVIIAMEHCAKDGSAKILRRCTMPLTARHAVHVLVTELAVFRFTDGKMWLTELAAGCDLTTLRAKTEAHFDVAADLLIMRGDA, translated from the coding sequence ATGGATGCGAAACAGCGTATTGCGCGCCGCGTGGCGCGAGAGCTGCACGATGGCGACATCGTCAATCTGGGCATTGGCCTGCCGACAATGGTCGCCAACCATCTGCCGCAGGGCATCCACATCACCCTGCAATCGGAAAACGGATTCCTGGGACTGGGGCCGATCACCACTACCCACCCCGACCTGGTGAACGCCGGGGGACAGCCCTGTGGGATCCTGCCGGGCGCAGCCATGTTCGACAGCGCGCTATCGTTCGCCCTGATCCGCGGCGGCCACGTGGACGCCTGCGTACTGGGCGGACTGCAGGTCGATGAACAGGCCAACCTCGCCAACTGGGTAGTTCCCGGCAAAATGGTGCCGGGCATGGGGGGAGCGATGGATCTGGTCACCGGGGCACGCAGAGTGATCATCGCGATGGAACACTGCGCCAAGGATGGATCGGCCAAAATTCTCCGCCGCTGCACCATGCCCCTCACCGCCCGCCATGCAGTGCATGTGCTGGTTACCGAACTGGCGGTATTCCGCTTTACGGACGGCAAAATGTGGCTGACCGAACTCGCCGCAGGGTGCGATCTGACCACCCTGCGCGCGAAGACCGAGGCCCATTTTGACGTCGCTGCCGATCTGCTGATCATGCGAGGTGACGCATGA
- the atoD gene encoding acetate CoA-transferase subunit alpha, whose product MKTKLITLQSAATLFRDGMTIMVGGFMGVGSPPRLISALLESGVRDLTLIANDTAFVDTGIGPLIVNGRVSRVIASHIGTNPETGRRMIAGEMAVQLVPQGTLIEQIRCGGAGLGGFLTPTGVGTVVAEGKQTLELDGKTWLLERPLRADLALIRAHHADPLGNLTYQLSARNFNPLIALAADITLAEPDELVETGALLPDHIVTPGAVIDHIILPQENK is encoded by the coding sequence ATGAAAACCAAACTAATTACCTTACAGAGTGCCGCCACACTGTTTCGCGACGGCATGACCATTATGGTGGGCGGTTTTATGGGCGTAGGCAGTCCACCCCGCCTGATTTCGGCCCTGCTGGAGTCCGGCGTCAGGGACCTGACCCTGATCGCCAACGATACCGCCTTTGTCGATACGGGCATCGGCCCACTGATCGTCAACGGGCGGGTCAGCCGTGTCATCGCCTCCCACATCGGCACCAACCCGGAAACCGGGCGGCGCATGATTGCCGGGGAGATGGCGGTTCAGCTGGTTCCACAGGGCACCCTGATTGAACAGATCCGCTGCGGCGGCGCCGGACTCGGCGGTTTCCTGACCCCCACCGGCGTCGGCACCGTCGTCGCCGAGGGCAAACAAACCCTAGAGCTCGACGGAAAAACCTGGCTGCTGGAGCGCCCGTTGCGCGCCGATCTGGCGCTGATCCGCGCCCATCATGCCGACCCCCTGGGTAACCTGACCTATCAGCTCAGCGCCCGCAACTTTAACCCGCTGATTGCTCTCGCCGCCGACATCACCCTGGCTGAGCCGGACGAACTGGTGGAGACCGGCGCGCTGCTGCCCGACCACATCGTTACGCCCGGCGCGGTCATCGACCATATCATCCTACCTCAGGAGAATAAATAA
- the atoC gene encoding acetoacetate metabolism transcriptional regulator AtoC, with protein sequence MKARYRILIVDDEDNVRRMLTTALTLQGHETLTASHGAEALQRFTDTPPDVVLMDIRMPTMNGIDALKIMRTRRPRTPVILMTAYAEVETAIEALRSGAFDYVIKPFDLDELNLLIQRALQLQAMKQEIRSLHQALSTSWQWGHILTNSPHMMEICKDTAKIALSQANVLISGESGTGKELIARAIHYGSRRANGPFIKINCAALPESLLESELFGHEKGAFTGAQALRQGLFERAHRGTLLLDEIGEMPPLLQAKLLRILQEREFERVGGHQTIRVDIRIVAATNRDLQAMVREGSFRNDLFYRLNVIHLQLPPLRERRQDIALLANHFLQKFSAENQRDMIEIDPAAMSLLNAWPWPGNIRELSNVIERAVVMSTGAVIFADDLPTPLQRPVSGGSTNTPPPGERNLKEEIKREERRIISEVLEQQEGNRTRTALMLGISRRALMYKLQEYGIDPAGS encoded by the coding sequence ATGAAAGCCCGCTACCGTATTCTCATCGTGGATGACGAAGATAACGTGCGTCGCATGCTCACCACCGCGTTGACGCTCCAGGGACATGAAACACTCACCGCCAGCCACGGTGCCGAAGCGCTGCAACGCTTTACTGACACACCGCCGGACGTGGTGCTGATGGATATCCGCATGCCGACCATGAACGGGATCGATGCCCTGAAAATCATGCGCACCCGGCGTCCACGCACCCCCGTCATTCTGATGACCGCCTACGCCGAGGTAGAGACCGCCATCGAGGCGCTGCGCAGCGGCGCATTCGATTATGTGATCAAACCCTTCGATCTGGATGAACTGAACTTATTGATCCAACGCGCGCTGCAGCTGCAAGCGATGAAGCAGGAGATCCGCAGCCTGCATCAGGCCCTGAGCACCAGCTGGCAGTGGGGGCATATCCTGACCAACAGCCCGCACATGATGGAGATTTGCAAAGACACCGCGAAAATTGCCCTTTCGCAAGCCAACGTACTGATCAGCGGAGAGAGTGGAACCGGCAAAGAGCTGATTGCCCGCGCCATTCACTACGGCTCGCGCCGGGCAAACGGCCCGTTTATCAAGATCAACTGCGCCGCCCTGCCGGAGTCGCTGCTGGAAAGCGAGCTGTTCGGCCATGAGAAGGGCGCATTCACCGGCGCACAGGCCCTGCGCCAGGGCCTGTTTGAGCGCGCCCACCGGGGAACCCTACTGCTGGATGAAATCGGCGAAATGCCGCCGCTGTTGCAGGCCAAGCTGCTGCGGATCCTGCAGGAAAGGGAGTTCGAGCGCGTCGGGGGACACCAAACCATTCGGGTAGATATCCGCATCGTGGCCGCCACCAACCGAGATTTGCAGGCAATGGTGCGCGAGGGAAGCTTCCGTAACGATCTCTTTTATCGCCTGAACGTCATTCATCTACAGTTGCCACCACTGCGCGAACGGCGACAGGATATCGCCCTGCTCGCCAACCATTTCTTACAAAAATTCAGCGCAGAGAATCAGCGCGATATGATTGAGATCGATCCTGCCGCCATGTCGCTGCTCAACGCCTGGCCCTGGCCGGGCAATATCCGCGAGCTCTCCAACGTCATTGAGCGCGCGGTGGTGATGAGCACCGGCGCAGTCATTTTTGCCGACGATCTGCCGACCCCGCTGCAGCGACCCGTCAGCGGCGGCAGTACCAACACTCCCCCGCCCGGCGAGCGCAATCTGAAAGAGGAGATCAAGCGCGAGGAGCGGCGCATCATCAGCGAAGTGCTCGAGCAGCAGGAGGGAAACCGCACCCGCACCGCCCTCATGCTAGGCATCAGCCGCCGCGCCCTGATGTACAAACTGCAGGAGTACGGCATCGATCCGGCCGGGAGCTAG